From the Vulpes lagopus strain Blue_001 chromosome 15, ASM1834538v1, whole genome shotgun sequence genome, one window contains:
- the LOC121476134 gene encoding olfactory receptor 52Z1-like, with protein sequence MAPFSYNHTNTQDMWYVLIGIPGLEDSHPWISIPICSMYVLAVIGNSFLIFLIVTERSLHEPMYFFLSMLASADVLLSTATAPKMLAIFWFQSMDISFGSCVSQMFFIHFIFVAESAILLAMAFDRYVAICHPLRYTTILTSSATGKIGIAAVVRSLIICLPFIFLVYRLRYCGRNIIPHSYCEHMGIARLACDSIKVNIIYGLTVALLSTGLDIVFIIMSYTMILCTVFQIPSWAARFKALNTCASHICVILMFYAPAFFSFFAHRFGGKTIPHHIHILVANLYVVVPPMLNPIIYGVKTKQIQDRVILLFSFISTCC encoded by the coding sequence ATGGCCCCTTTCTCTTACAACCACACCAATACCCAGGATATGTGGTATGTCCTGATTGGAATCCCAGGGCTGGAGGATTCTCACCCCTGGATCTCCATCCCTATCTGTTCCATGTACGTGTTGGCTGTCATAGGCAACAGCTTCTTGATCTTCCTGATTGTGACTGAGCGCAGTCTCCACGAGcccatgtattttttcctttccatgctGGCCTCGGCAGATGTGCTGCTCTCCACAGCCACGGCCCCCAAGATGCTGGCCATCTTCTGGTTCCAGTCCATGGATATATCCTTCGGTAGCTGTGTATCCCAGATGTTCTTCATACATTTCATCTTTGTGGCAGAATCTGCTATTCTCCTGGCCATGGCAtttgaccgctatgtggccatctgtcaCCCCCTGAGATACACCACCATCTTAACCTCCTCAGCCACTGGGAAGATTGGCATAGCGGCTGTGGTCAGGAGCCTTatcatctgccttccattcatcTTCCTGGTTTACCGACTTAGGTACTGTGGGAGAAACATCATTCCCCACTCCTACTGTGAGCACATGGGCATTGCCAGATTGGCATGTGACAGTATCAAGGTCAACATCATCTATGGCCTGACTGTGGCCCTACTGTCTACAGGACTGGATATTGTGTTCATCATTATGTCGTACACCATGATCCTTTGCACAGTGTTTCAGATACCTTCCTGGGCTGCCAGATTCAAGGCCCTCAACACATGTGCTTCTCACATCTGTGTCATCCTTATGTTCTATGCCCCagcattcttttcattttttgcccATCGTTTTGGGGGTAAAACCATCCCTCACCACATCCACATCCTGGTAGCCAATCTCTATGTGGTTGTTCCCCCTATGCTAAACCCCATCATTTATGGGGTGAAGACCAAACAGATTCAAGACCGAGTGATATTGCTTTTCTCATTCATCAGCACTTGTTGTTAA